One genomic window of Candidatus Binatia bacterium includes the following:
- a CDS encoding heme-binding domain-containing protein has translation MNPRESAVRVSPAGSLLAAVVVASTFFAGCAAQNPAPLAEAARSPVAGVAAVDGALRRACYDCHSATKAPPWNAKIAFSYWIPQHTLDALDFDRWSTYDDARRRALLQLIAAVVRKGDMPPGDYTFFHPGARLSDSEKAAILAWATAS, from the coding sequence ATGAACCCTCGAGAATCTGCTGTCCGCGTCAGCCCGGCAGGCAGCCTGCTGGCCGCCGTCGTCGTTGCCTCGACGTTTTTCGCGGGGTGCGCCGCGCAAAACCCGGCCCCGCTCGCAGAGGCCGCTCGCTCACCGGTAGCCGGCGTGGCCGCCGTGGACGGCGCACTGCGAAGAGCGTGCTACGACTGTCATTCGGCGACCAAAGCTCCGCCGTGGAACGCAAAGATCGCGTTCTCGTACTGGATTCCCCAGCACACGCTCGATGCGCTCGATTTCGACCGCTGGTCCACCTACGACGACGCGCGGCGCCGCGCGCTGTTGCAGCTCATCGCCGCAGTCGTGCGCAAGGGCGACATGCCGCCCGGCGACTACACGTTCTTTCACCCGGGTGCCCGGCTTTCGGACAGCGAAAAGGCGGCGATTCTTGCGTGGGCAACTGCGTCCTGA